One region of Plasmodium vivax chromosome 7, whole genome shotgun sequence genomic DNA includes:
- a CDS encoding hypothetical protein, conserved (encoded by transcript PVX_099430A) produces the protein MNIMLHEGDDKPQDDLADAFDMNTLHAQEGELGALVKGQTELSRQMREDLRGRTRKNRRMSIRYNHGEKGAGGGDSTEANADGDHFDVDTEIDVPTELMREPVVLVKIPAVNIYDQMEMLHDVGELMDINNEDVFY, from the exons ATGAATATAATGCTTCATGAGGGGGATGACAAGCCGCAGGACGATTTAGCGGACGCTTTTGATATGAACACACTGCATGCACAGGAGGGGGAACTGGGGGCTCTGGTCAAGGGGCAAACGGAGTTGTCGCGCCAAATGCGGGAGGACTTGCGCGGGCGCACCAGGAAAA ACAGGCGGATGTCCATCAGATACAACCACGGGGAAAAGGGCGCGGGGGGTGGCGACTCGACGGAGGCAAACGCGGACGGGGACCATTTTGACGTGGACACGGAAATTGACG TCCCCACCGAGCTGATGCGCGAACCCGTAGTGCTCGTCAAAATCCCAGCAGTTAACATTTACGACCAAATGGAA ATGCTGCACGACGTTGGGGAGTTAATggatataaataatgaagatGTGTTTTACTGA
- a CDS encoding hypothetical protein, conserved (encoded by transcript PVX_099425A; Apicoplast targeted protein. Curated by Stuart Ralph, Walter and Eliza Hall Institute of Medical Research, Australia.) produces the protein MREKRHPPLLVVSLVILICILRSSLECVNLTPRRRKAAPVSSPKQVKAKDQRRSNRMKGAKFYIPSCGVIPKRGKRTNKEIFKLRRGCGTTCSYEWVERDDDVEVKICLAPDVTSDDIQCSLRSDYLFAKLKNKPQSLIEGKLKGQVDTNQSTWFLEKGEDFSLLMIHLKKKKDRGINEWVGVIEKENILHLSYDNASSGENNFSASAHVNAQPNELLLREVFPNAKADDVFSFILKWANTKSNGQNEFGIPRMKLKTVATNDEDQIEIIITGFDLKWEAEDSLVIKFSSLENGVEVNVHRGKVASGVRGLHGNMVSFLVKECEQRVLKKLQHDLKGVFYLNPTSKKAEMLMHRRAPQTNYDYVSSGGAGPQHISVNREELSGKPTKGGSANGADHGAAHAAAHMEKGTNTQNAANTQNATHIRKDSPQEELIVEELKLHSKVNLTCEDKSKEPEFMKHWSEEKKVEFRRNSVLQLKKNLEMSQENKLTMKMEDYVSYMKVSFDLSDEEAKLVWRKGMAKSDEQKSKERFYRFVEVERLTDRIGVAVPGGAANPAANSLGEEDSPSYCHAEENPHVVDLTRKERLHEGERTADGEDHTTDGQDRTTGGEANRSDINRRFFNCLEEELLDPEDKPKLTLHEMYIKSDQREKQKMREKWKLNELRLNTLISELAYAEEDMIPTICNNYRDVLLSDEYACLMRIRLLEAPPKNAEEKRILKIVNSFALSLYDDIKIIMEHEEREHLKKIQLICEKAIHDEKGLNEFIESMKPLLDYSFLGYIKHAIRMEKRKIKMERKDFREQPSDWLIILMIIQKGIYSILEKDIWEDVINITTIICQEQPSVRKTMLTTMVASMPKADWIFFKDVIKTIYKSVQERKLTANHFPEFPHIPEAIFQLNYDVERILPDWFIRQMLDEYDKSVVELMKSRKPLFWKMKETNWDKTFVDQFKRLQVQQFQRHAAGAAPAD, from the coding sequence AtgcgggaaaaaaggcacccCCCCTTGTTGGTGGTGTCGCTGGTAATCCTAATTTGCATCTTAAGGAGTTCCCTCGAATGCGTAAATTTAACTCCTCGGAGGAGGAAGGCGGCCCCGGTCAGCAGCCCCAAACAGGTAAAGGCAAAGGATCAGAGAAGGAGCAACCGAATGAAGGGCGCCAAGTTTTACATCCCCAGCTGTGGAGTGatcccaaaaagggggaagcgaaccAATAAGGAGATCTTCAAACTGCGTAGGGGCTGCGGCACGACGTGCTCCTACGAATGGGTAGAGAGAGACGACGACGTAGAGGTGAAGATCTGTCTGGCCCCGGATGTCACTTCCGACGACATTCAGTGCAGCTTAAGGAGCGACTACCTTTTTGCCAAGCTGAAAAACAAACCGCAGAGTCTCATAGAGGGGAAGCTAAAGGGACAGGTAGACACAAACCAGTCGACGTGGTTCCTAGAAAAGGGTGAGgacttctcccttttgatgATTCatctgaagaagaagaaggataGGGGGATCAACGAATGGGTAGGGGtcatcgaaaaggaaaacatccTTCACCTTTCATATGATAATGCATCGTCAGGAGAAAACAACTTCAGCGCATCTGCACATGTGAACGCCCAACCGAATGAGCTCCTCCTGAGAGAGGTATTTCCCAATGCCAAGGCGGACGACGTATTCAGCTTCATCCTCAAGTGGGCCAACACCAAATCGAATGGCCAAAACGAATTTGGCATCCCCAggatgaaattaaaaacggTGGCCACGAATGATGAAGACCAAATTGAAATCATCATTACAGGGTTTGACTTAAAGTGGGAGGCGGAAGACAGCTTGGTAATCAAATTCAGCTCGCTGGAGAATGGAGTCGAAGTGAATGTCCACAGGGGGAAGGTGGCTAGTGGGGTTAGAGGCCTCCACGGAAATATGGTCAGTTTTTTGGTGAAGGAATGCGAGCAGAGGGTACTGAAAAAGCTGCAACATGACTTGAAGGgagttttttatttaaacccGACTTCGAAAAAGGCAGAGATGCTCATGCATAGACGCGCTCCCCAGACGAACTACGACTACGTGTCGAGTGGGGGCGCGGGCCCGCAGCACATCTCCGTGAATAGGGAAGAGCTGAGCGGAAAGCCCACAAAGGGGGGCAGTGCCAACGGGGCAGACCACGGAGCGGCACACGCAGCGGCACATATGGAGAAGGGCACAAACACGCAGAATGCCGCAAACACGCAGAACGCCACGCACATAAGGAAGGACTCCCCGCAGGAAGAACTAATCGTCGAAGAACTGAAGCTCCACTCGAAAGTTAACCTAACCTGTGAGGACAAATCCAAGGAGCCCGAATTTATGAAGCACTGGtcggaggagaaaaaagtaGAGTTCAGGAGGAACTCCGTTTTGCAactgaaaaagaatttagaAATGTCGCAGGAGAATAAACTCACCATGAAGATGGAGGACTACGTCAGCTACATGAAGGTGTCGTTTGATCTGTCTGATGAGGAGGCCAAGCTGGTGTGGAGGAAGGGCATGGCTAAATCGGACGAGCAGAAGAGCAAAGAGCGCTTTTACAGATTCGTGGAAGTGGAGAGGCTCACCGACCGGATAGGGGTGGCCGTTccggggggagcggccaacCCAGCCGCGAATAGCCTCGGGGAGGAGGACTCCCCTTCCTACTGCCACGCGGAGGAAAATCCCCACGTCGTTGACTTAACTAGGAAGGAAAGGCTCCACGAGGGGGAACGCACAGCGGATGGGGAGGATCACACAACAGATGGGCAGGATCGCACAACGGGTGGGGAGGCCAACCGAAGCGACATCAACCGGCGCTTCTTCAACTGCCTGGAGGAGGAGCTGCTCGACCCGGAAGACAAACCCAAACTGACGTTGCACGAAATGTACATCAAAAGTGACcagagggaaaaacaaaaaatgagagaaaaatggaaattgaATGAACTAAGGTTAAACACGCTGATTAGCGAATTGGCCTACGCAGAAGAAGATATGATCCCCACCATCTGCAATAACTACCGGGATGTACTCCTCAGCGATGAGTATGCCTGCCTCATGCGAATTAGACTGCTCGAAGCTCCCccaaaaaatgcagaagaaaaaagaatccTTAAAATTGTTAACTCCTTCGCATTAAGTCTCTACgatgatataaaaattattatggaGCATGAGGAAAGGGagcacttgaaaaaaatacaactgATTTGCGAAAAGGCTATCCACGATGAGAAGGGACTTAATGAGTTTATAGAATCTATGAAGCCACTTCTAGATTACTCATTCCTTGGTTATATAAAACATGCCATACGGATGGAGAAGCGCaaaatcaaaatggaaagaaaggACTTCAGAGAGCAACCATCCGACTGGCTAATCATCCTGATGATTATTCAAAAGGGGATCtactccattttggaaaaagacATATGGGAAGACGTCATCAACATCACGACCATCATCTGCCAGGAACAACCCTCCGTACGTAAGACCATGCTCACCACCATGGTTGCCTCCATGCCCAAGGCCGACTGGATCTTTTTCAAGGACGTCATTAAAACGATTTATAAGAGTGTGCAGGAGAGAAAACTCACGGCCAACCATTTCCCCGAATTCCCCCACATCCCGGAGGCCATTTTCCAGCTGAACTACGACGTTGAGAGAATTCTGCCTGACTGGTTCATACGGCAAATGCTCGACGAATACGACAAGTCCGTCGTGGAATTGATGAAATCTAGGAAGCCGCTCTTCTGGAAGATGAAGGAGACCAACTGGGACAAGACCTTCGTCGACCAGTTCAAGCGCCTCCAGGTGCAGCAGTTCCAGCGCCACGCGGCGGGGGCAGCGCCAGCCGATTAG